One part of the Treponema sp. OMZ 787 genome encodes these proteins:
- the infA gene encoding translation initiation factor IF-1 → MAKEEAIEVEGIVKESLPNTMFRVELKNGHVILAHLSGKMRKHYIKIVPGDTVKVALSPYDLTRGRIIFRER, encoded by the coding sequence GTGGCTAAGGAAGAAGCAATTGAAGTTGAAGGTATTGTTAAGGAGTCTCTTCCCAATACTATGTTTAGGGTTGAGTTAAAAAACGGTCATGTTATTTTGGCTCATTTATCGGGAAAGATGCGAAAGCATTATATTAAAATTGTACCGGGAGATACGGTCAAAGTTGCCTTATCCCCCTATGACTTAACAAGAGGCCGAATTATCTTCAGAGAAAGATAA
- a CDS encoding TraR/DksA family transcriptional regulator, whose product MKKKFIEEMKEYLLKERDEILASLQKNNEEYAETLANSIPKDFADLASYSTDRDMLEFIGENNVKKLQKIDSALERIREGKYGKCITCKEQIPEDRLKALPYALKCIECQSKSEKKMRP is encoded by the coding sequence ATGAAAAAGAAGTTTATTGAGGAAATGAAAGAATATTTGCTAAAAGAAAGGGATGAAATACTCGCTTCATTGCAAAAAAACAATGAAGAGTATGCAGAAACCCTAGCGAACAGCATTCCCAAAGACTTTGCGGATCTGGCCTCGTATAGTACCGACAGAGATATGCTCGAATTTATCGGCGAAAATAATGTAAAAAAGCTGCAAAAGATTGATTCTGCATTGGAAAGGATAAGAGAGGGCAAGTACGGAAAATGCATTACCTGCAAGGAGCAGATTCCTGAAGACAGGTTAAAGGCCCTGCCCTATGCCCTAAAATGTATCGAATGTCAAAGCAAATCCGAAAAAAAGATGCGTCCTTAA
- the ffh gene encoding signal recognition particle protein has product MLENITEKFGGIIRSLSGKSKITEKNIEDTIEEIKTALLDADVNLRVVRRFINATAEEAKGERVLKSVDPGQQFTKIVYDKMTSFLGDEKKFLDLRGPDTQSVILFLGLQGSGKTTSAAKLALKLKNEGRKPLLVACDLVRPAAVEQLSVLGDNIGVPVYKEETKDAVRVAKNSLAFAKKNFYDTVIVDTAGRLQIDEDMMKEIVNIKSSVKPMETILVADSMTGQTAVDVAKEFDEQVGLSGLILTKFDSDTRGGAALSLKTITGKPIFYIGTGEKLEDFEPFYPDRIASRILGMGDIVSLVEKAQALYDEEEAEKLQKKMQNESFSLADMLMQLEQAEKMGPLESMLDMIPGLSGQIDKDKLDLSLLKRQKAIIQSMTLKERDNFRIIGPPRRKRIAKGSGTSVGDVNKLLKQFEKTRQMMRKVSKNKGLQAKMMSGGLFG; this is encoded by the coding sequence ATGCTCGAAAATATTACCGAAAAATTCGGCGGGATAATCCGCTCTTTGAGCGGTAAGTCCAAAATTACCGAAAAAAATATCGAAGATACAATCGAAGAAATAAAAACGGCTCTTTTGGATGCCGACGTAAATTTACGGGTTGTACGCCGTTTTATAAATGCCACAGCCGAAGAAGCCAAGGGCGAAAGGGTTTTAAAATCCGTTGATCCCGGGCAGCAGTTTACAAAGATTGTATACGATAAGATGACCTCCTTTTTGGGGGATGAAAAAAAATTCCTCGACCTAAGGGGGCCTGATACCCAATCCGTCATCCTATTTTTGGGGCTCCAAGGTTCGGGAAAGACGACCAGTGCCGCAAAATTGGCTTTAAAACTTAAAAACGAGGGCCGAAAGCCTCTTTTGGTTGCCTGCGACCTTGTCCGTCCAGCCGCCGTCGAGCAGCTTTCAGTTTTGGGAGATAATATCGGCGTACCCGTTTACAAGGAAGAAACAAAGGATGCTGTAAGGGTTGCTAAAAACAGTCTGGCCTTTGCCAAAAAGAACTTCTACGATACAGTCATCGTCGATACTGCGGGCCGCCTCCAAATCGACGAAGACATGATGAAGGAAATTGTCAATATTAAGTCGTCAGTAAAACCTATGGAAACCATCCTTGTTGCCGACTCCATGACGGGACAAACGGCAGTTGATGTTGCAAAGGAATTCGACGAGCAGGTTGGTCTTTCAGGCCTAATCCTTACCAAATTCGATTCCGACACCCGAGGCGGTGCGGCCCTTTCCCTAAAAACTATAACGGGCAAGCCTATTTTTTACATAGGAACAGGCGAAAAACTTGAAGATTTTGAACCATTTTACCCCGACCGCATTGCAAGCCGCATTTTGGGCATGGGAGACATCGTTTCTCTTGTCGAAAAGGCTCAAGCCCTCTATGATGAAGAAGAGGCCGAAAAGCTTCAAAAAAAGATGCAAAATGAAAGTTTCAGCCTTGCCGATATGCTCATGCAGTTGGAGCAGGCCGAAAAAATGGGCCCCTTAGAGTCAATGCTCGATATGATTCCCGGTCTTTCAGGTCAGATAGACAAGGATAAGCTAGATCTTTCTCTTTTAAAACGCCAAAAGGCCATAATCCAGTCGATGACCTTAAAAGAAAGGGATAATTTCCGTATTATCGGGCCGCCCCGCCGTAAACGCATTGCAAAAGGCTCCGGAACCTCTGTAGGCGATGTTAACAAGCTTTTAAAGCAATTTGAAAAGACCCGCCAAATGATGAGGAAGGTCTCAAAGAATAAAGGCTTGCAAGCCAAAATGATGTCCGGCGGACTTTTCGGATAA
- a CDS encoding NAD(P)H-dependent glycerol-3-phosphate dehydrogenase: protein MNDKIAIIGAGSWGTAVACSLGKNGHRVVLWSHTASVADSINTDHINVKYLPNHKLPKTVSASTDMEEVCKDASFIFLASPSLYLTAAVEELLKFAPFSNDDGTMPYPTIAVLTKGFIPDENGEPQFIIDVLEKMLPDFYKNHLVYVAGPSHGEEVAEGKLTGLIAASQNPMCSIRCREILRSRSMLVYSSLDIIGVQVCAAAKNVIAVAFGVLDALTVTSDIFGDNTESLLLAAGLNEIQIIGRAMGATHPETFTSISGVGDLDVTCRSKYGRNRRFGNEIITKKILLSFENLDDLIKNIDKIGYLPEGVVACKYLNILAEKRNLKLPICSGLYKILNKELKPLDLIENLLKGDTK, encoded by the coding sequence GTGAACGATAAGATTGCGATTATCGGAGCCGGTTCTTGGGGAACGGCTGTGGCCTGTTCTTTAGGAAAGAACGGACACAGGGTTGTTCTTTGGAGCCATACCGCTTCTGTTGCCGATTCGATAAATACGGACCATATAAATGTAAAATATCTGCCTAATCATAAATTGCCCAAAACCGTTTCTGCCTCTACGGATATGGAAGAGGTATGTAAGGATGCTTCTTTTATATTTTTAGCAAGCCCTTCGCTTTATTTAACCGCAGCAGTTGAAGAACTTCTAAAATTTGCACCGTTCAGCAATGATGACGGTACTATGCCTTATCCTACGATAGCCGTATTGACAAAGGGGTTTATTCCGGACGAAAACGGAGAGCCTCAGTTTATAATAGATGTTTTGGAAAAAATGCTTCCCGATTTTTATAAAAATCATCTGGTCTATGTTGCGGGCCCAAGTCACGGGGAAGAGGTGGCCGAAGGCAAACTGACAGGTCTTATAGCGGCTTCGCAAAATCCCATGTGTTCCATCCGCTGCCGCGAGATTTTAAGGTCGAGGAGTATGCTCGTATATTCCAGCTTGGATATAATCGGGGTGCAGGTTTGTGCAGCCGCTAAAAACGTTATAGCTGTCGCCTTCGGTGTCTTGGATGCCTTGACGGTAACCTCCGATATCTTCGGCGACAATACCGAGTCCCTCCTCTTGGCAGCAGGCTTAAACGAGATTCAGATTATAGGCCGTGCCATGGGGGCTACCCATCCCGAAACCTTTACCTCAATATCGGGGGTAGGCGACTTGGACGTAACCTGCCGAAGTAAGTACGGAAGAAACCGCCGCTTCGGAAATGAAATCATAACAAAAAAAATCCTCCTTTCTTTTGAAAATTTGGACGATCTTATTAAAAATATAGATAAAATCGGTTACCTGCCCGAAGGGGTAGTTGCTTGTAAATACCTGAACATTCTTGCAGAAAAACGTAATTTAAAGCTGCCCATATGTTCCGGACTTTATAAAATCTTAAACAAGGAATTAAAACCTCTTGATTTAATAGAAAACTTACTAAAGGGAGATACAAAGTAA
- a CDS encoding ABC transporter substrate-binding protein — MRNKLNRKAAFFALILLVCLFFSCKKDKEYEMSSDDVSLAEVLVRSKIIVGVNAYNPPICFYDNKNEIVGFDIDVFKEIANAMNIDVEFRTIVPSEISELINDGVIDCIASGFSYSDERNEAYELTAPYLRNAVVLLTLRSRGINSIEDLKDKKIGGQRGSLGAALIKNNPEIMGRIHSLNDSYSNIPHILVDLKSFGVDACVGDISTMAAYLKKEPEMYSLVEQAIALDSYVYAFKKGSEALKTEVERVLYKLEQKGILEKISRKWFGTDIIIFGK; from the coding sequence ATGCGTAATAAATTAAACCGGAAAGCCGCTTTTTTTGCATTAATTTTACTGGTCTGCTTGTTTTTTTCGTGCAAAAAAGATAAAGAGTATGAAATGTCGTCTGATGATGTTTCTTTAGCTGAAGTTCTTGTAAGATCCAAAATTATTGTCGGAGTAAATGCGTACAATCCTCCCATCTGTTTTTACGACAATAAAAACGAAATAGTAGGTTTTGACATTGATGTTTTTAAAGAAATAGCAAATGCAATGAATATAGATGTGGAATTCCGTACAATAGTTCCCAGCGAAATAAGCGAGCTTATAAATGACGGAGTTATCGACTGTATAGCATCGGGTTTCTCTTATTCCGATGAAAGGAATGAAGCCTATGAGCTTACTGCACCTTATTTACGCAATGCTGTAGTTCTTTTGACTTTACGATCAAGGGGAATTAACAGTATAGAAGACTTGAAGGATAAGAAGATCGGAGGACAAAGAGGAAGTTTGGGAGCAGCCTTGATTAAAAATAATCCCGAAATAATGGGCCGGATACATTCTCTCAATGATTCATACAGTAATATTCCTCACATTTTAGTAGACTTAAAATCTTTCGGTGTGGATGCCTGTGTAGGAGATATTTCGACAATGGCTGCATACCTGAAAAAAGAGCCAGAGATGTACAGCCTTGTTGAACAGGCTATAGCCTTGGACTCCTATGTATATGCTTTTAAAAAAGGCAGCGAGGCCTTAAAAACTGAAGTAGAACGAGTTTTATACAAACTGGAACAAAAAGGGATTCTTGAAAAGATTTCAAGAAAATGGTTCGGCACGGATATAATAATTTTTGGAAAATAA
- a CDS encoding ABC transporter substrate-binding protein produces MKKNSNCILKLGFILLFALLFMASCKPRAVRIQKKENDISLAKVLVKKEFIIGIRDDYPPFSFRNLFTTKMEGYDIEIAKELCNKMKIKPVFKAIKWAQRDNLLQEGKIDCIWSAFAYSKERDEVYTLTAPYIKSAVIFVVKDQSPYYEIQDIREKKIGVTTSSFIQASLKKAEFTHGVFKKTVVFRTAQEALNALEKDEIECVVYDLLSINSLIHTRTGSYRVLDEAIAYEEYVIAFRKGDLALMNAVESSLKDMAKTDFLEKTSKKWFGANISIIGR; encoded by the coding sequence ATGAAAAAAAATTCGAATTGTATTTTGAAACTTGGTTTTATACTTTTGTTTGCCTTATTATTTATGGCCTCATGTAAACCTAGAGCCGTCCGCATCCAAAAAAAAGAAAATGATATTTCTCTTGCAAAAGTTCTTGTAAAAAAGGAATTTATAATAGGAATAAGAGATGATTATCCTCCTTTTTCTTTTAGAAACCTTTTTACGACAAAAATGGAAGGCTATGACATTGAAATAGCGAAAGAACTGTGTAATAAAATGAAAATAAAGCCGGTTTTTAAAGCAATAAAATGGGCGCAACGTGATAATCTACTGCAAGAAGGAAAAATCGACTGTATATGGAGTGCCTTTGCATACAGTAAGGAAAGGGATGAGGTATATACTCTTACAGCTCCTTATATAAAAAGTGCCGTAATATTCGTTGTAAAGGACCAGTCTCCTTACTATGAAATCCAAGATATAAGAGAAAAGAAAATAGGAGTTACAACCTCATCATTTATACAGGCAAGTCTGAAAAAAGCAGAATTTACCCATGGTGTATTTAAGAAGACGGTTGTGTTTAGGACTGCACAAGAAGCCTTAAATGCTCTTGAAAAAGATGAGATAGAATGTGTAGTATACGACCTTCTTTCGATAAACAGCCTGATACATACACGAACAGGATCTTACAGGGTACTTGATGAAGCTATAGCATATGAAGAATATGTTATAGCCTTTAGAAAAGGAGACCTTGCCCTGATGAATGCAGTCGAGTCAAGTTTAAAAGATATGGCTAAAACCGATTTTTTAGAAAAAACAAGTAAAAAATGGTTCGGGGCTAACATATCCATCATAGGACGCTAA
- a CDS encoding flavin reductase — MSQFKMQKAAAEILDKLIKPISSITGQNNEGFLLTAGCGTKREQWNTMTAGWGSIGFLWNKLTATVYVRPTRYTSEFIDKEDYMTLSFFDENDPWVRNMLAFCGSASGRDIDKAKETGLKPIMLDEGIISFEQAKAVLSCRKLYRSEFDMDLFIDPQIIVDAYPQKNFHYVYICEIVGVYTK; from the coding sequence ATGTCACAATTTAAAATGCAAAAAGCGGCTGCCGAAATTCTGGATAAATTGATAAAACCTATTTCATCTATTACCGGACAGAATAATGAGGGCTTTTTACTGACTGCAGGATGCGGAACCAAGCGTGAACAATGGAATACAATGACTGCCGGCTGGGGATCCATAGGGTTTTTGTGGAATAAGCTGACAGCTACCGTTTATGTAAGGCCCACCAGATATACTTCCGAATTTATCGATAAAGAAGATTATATGACTCTTTCTTTTTTTGACGAAAATGATCCGTGGGTGCGAAATATGTTGGCATTCTGCGGCTCCGCTTCAGGCCGCGATATAGACAAAGCAAAGGAAACAGGTTTAAAACCTATTATGCTTGACGAAGGGATTATCTCGTTTGAGCAGGCTAAGGCGGTCCTTTCATGCCGTAAACTCTACCGCAGTGAATTCGATATGGATTTATTTATCGACCCGCAGATTATAGTGGATGCATATCCTCAAAAAAATTTTCACTATGTTTATATTTGCGAAATAGTCGGAGTTTACACAAAATAA
- the pbp4b gene encoding penicillin binding protein PBP4B: MKKFCCIFFAALVLSCRSPQITKIKTMPAESEIFYASEKNEESFLGFQTEVSFPLEDEKFDPSILPNSFIPFKAYKGQGEIYFYAKNIKSFILYLNGKKIDTKKICTNQYTKIYIGDDVINGSNNILITNIEAEKKFDNDYNLSVKIPYPSIIEKKAKLNNVNYRAFQIIDDIIKAETENGFPSAQIVVVKDGKMIKNSAYGYISTVDEFGYPLINKKPITDETLFDLASNTKMYTVNFALQKLLSENKISIYDKVSSFFPEFKDKKRALFKGKKEITVEDLLKHQAGFPAGAQYYVSKKITQKKKNDKRQNKEIVLELICNTPLIYSPRTEVLYSDIDYILLGLIIEKVTGMPLDKYTEENIYKPLNLSSVCYEPLKKGFTKEDITATEIHAPKRTRDKKFQHLKYLPVHGTVHDPEAYNSMNQVSGHAGLFANAKSIAVLAQVMLNGGGYGNIKLFDSSVLNLFTSQGNFFSQAGLGWRRQGLNNSYAWAFSQLASPNTIGHTGWTGTLTVIDPKEDLIIIIFTSAKNTPALFGKNLRGKYEGDFYLAKNYGALTTLIYSAFKNYDDAMLDQMLIELAIGRKEIIDTIPEIYDNEGSYKDLKAVMESLKEQSKKSSALRDFLKSKKAKEIFEELTSRHSKKNLVKRYSEGNAK; this comes from the coding sequence ATGAAAAAGTTTTGCTGCATTTTTTTTGCTGCCCTAGTATTATCATGCCGCTCTCCCCAAATAACAAAGATAAAAACGATGCCGGCAGAATCGGAAATATTTTATGCATCGGAAAAAAACGAAGAAAGTTTTTTAGGCTTTCAGACTGAGGTAAGTTTTCCGCTTGAAGATGAAAAATTCGATCCGTCGATTTTGCCCAACAGCTTTATTCCGTTTAAGGCCTATAAGGGACAGGGAGAGATTTATTTTTATGCAAAAAATATAAAAAGTTTTATTTTATATTTAAACGGAAAAAAAATAGATACAAAAAAAATATGTACAAATCAATACACCAAAATTTATATTGGAGATGATGTAATAAACGGAAGTAATAATATTCTTATTACAAATATTGAAGCAGAAAAAAAATTTGACAATGATTATAACCTGTCGGTAAAAATCCCCTACCCTTCAATCATCGAAAAAAAAGCAAAATTAAATAATGTAAATTATAGAGCCTTTCAAATAATAGACGATATTATAAAGGCCGAAACAGAAAACGGCTTTCCGTCGGCTCAAATAGTAGTTGTAAAAGACGGAAAAATGATAAAAAACTCGGCCTACGGTTATATAAGCACAGTCGACGAGTTCGGATATCCGCTGATAAATAAGAAACCTATTACCGATGAGACCCTTTTCGATTTGGCGAGCAATACCAAAATGTACACGGTAAATTTTGCCTTACAAAAACTTTTATCGGAAAATAAAATTTCAATTTACGATAAGGTAAGCAGTTTTTTTCCGGAGTTTAAAGATAAAAAAAGAGCTCTTTTTAAGGGGAAAAAAGAAATTACCGTTGAAGACTTATTAAAACATCAGGCAGGTTTTCCTGCAGGGGCTCAATACTATGTAAGCAAAAAAATAACCCAAAAAAAGAAAAACGACAAAAGGCAAAACAAGGAAATTGTTTTAGAACTTATTTGTAATACTCCGCTAATATATTCTCCGCGTACGGAAGTATTATATTCCGATATAGATTATATTCTCCTAGGCTTGATTATAGAAAAGGTAACCGGTATGCCCTTGGATAAGTATACGGAAGAAAACATTTATAAACCCTTAAATTTATCTTCAGTGTGTTATGAGCCCTTAAAAAAAGGCTTTACAAAAGAAGATATTACCGCAACCGAAATACATGCACCAAAAAGAACAAGGGATAAAAAATTTCAGCACCTAAAATACTTGCCGGTTCACGGAACAGTGCATGACCCGGAGGCCTATAATTCCATGAATCAGGTAAGCGGTCATGCCGGGCTATTTGCAAATGCAAAAAGCATAGCGGTTCTTGCTCAGGTTATGTTAAACGGCGGAGGATACGGAAATATCAAACTATTTGATTCAAGCGTTTTAAATTTATTTACCAGTCAGGGAAACTTTTTTTCGCAGGCAGGTTTAGGATGGAGGAGGCAGGGACTTAATAACAGCTATGCCTGGGCCTTTTCGCAGCTTGCAAGCCCAAACACAATAGGCCACACAGGCTGGACCGGAACCCTGACCGTAATAGATCCTAAAGAGGATTTAATAATCATAATATTTACAAGTGCAAAGAACACTCCAGCCCTGTTCGGTAAAAATTTACGCGGAAAATATGAGGGAGATTTTTATCTTGCAAAAAACTATGGAGCTCTTACAACCCTTATTTATTCCGCATTTAAAAATTATGATGATGCTATGCTGGATCAAATGCTTATCGAACTTGCAATAGGCAGAAAAGAAATTATAGATACGATTCCCGAAATATATGATAATGAAGGCTCTTACAAGGATTTAAAAGCCGTTATGGAAAGCCTAAAGGAACAGTCAAAAAAGTCATCCGCATTGAGAGATTTTTTAAAAAGTAAAAAGGCAAAAGAAATATTTGAGGAGCTTACCTCAAGACACTCAAAGAAAAATTTGGTAAAACGCTATTCCGAAGGAAATGCAAAATGA
- a CDS encoding exo-beta-N-acetylmuramidase NamZ domain-containing protein yields the protein MKKKFFFIFFFSLALLALANGKTDKPDFKLGIERVEEFFNLFKGKRIGLITNQTGIDSLGRSSIEILHEKTNLKTLFSPEHGIRGNAREGAGIADSVDKKTGLIVYSLYGKTKRPTKEMLNEIDVLCFDIQDAGARFYTYIYTMAYAMEACARDGKTFVVFDRPNPINGINVEGNILNEEFKSFTGYFPIVQRHGMSCGELALMFNEEFKIGCNLKVIPMQGWKREDYFEDLNLMWIPPSPNIPTPDTALVYSGFCIFEGVNISVGRGTTMPFKYLGAPYIEAEALAAKLNALRLAGVFFKPAYFTPALSVYKNELCEGVQIIVRDKNKFLPVKTGIAVMYTIREMYPDKFKIYNYPAKHCGLNLLTGTDKLSKTSLSLDEYFDFIEKDEQKFLKMRKRYLMY from the coding sequence ATGAAAAAAAAATTTTTTTTCATTTTCTTTTTTAGCCTTGCACTCCTTGCCCTTGCTAACGGAAAAACGGACAAGCCGGATTTTAAACTCGGCATTGAAAGAGTAGAAGAGTTTTTTAATCTTTTTAAAGGAAAAAGAATAGGCTTGATTACCAACCAAACAGGCATAGATTCTTTGGGAAGATCGAGCATCGAAATTCTACATGAAAAAACAAATCTTAAAACCCTCTTTTCTCCCGAACACGGAATAAGGGGAAACGCACGAGAAGGTGCCGGTATTGCCGACTCGGTAGATAAAAAAACAGGGCTTATCGTTTACAGTCTTTACGGAAAAACAAAGCGGCCTACAAAGGAGATGCTAAACGAAATAGATGTTTTGTGCTTTGATATTCAGGATGCGGGAGCACGGTTTTACACATATATCTATACAATGGCCTATGCCATGGAGGCCTGTGCCCGTGACGGAAAAACATTTGTAGTTTTTGACAGGCCCAATCCAATAAACGGAATAAATGTCGAAGGAAATATTTTAAATGAAGAGTTTAAATCATTTACGGGCTATTTTCCCATTGTGCAGCGTCATGGAATGTCTTGCGGGGAATTGGCCTTGATGTTCAATGAGGAATTTAAGATAGGCTGTAATTTAAAGGTAATACCTATGCAGGGCTGGAAAAGGGAAGATTATTTTGAAGACCTTAACTTGATGTGGATTCCTCCCTCGCCAAATATTCCCACACCAGATACGGCCTTGGTCTATTCCGGCTTTTGTATCTTTGAAGGAGTAAATATTTCGGTAGGCCGCGGAACAACAATGCCCTTTAAATACCTTGGAGCCCCCTACATAGAGGCGGAAGCCTTAGCAGCAAAACTAAATGCTCTCCGCCTTGCCGGAGTATTTTTTAAGCCCGCTTATTTTACACCGGCCCTTTCAGTTTATAAGAATGAGCTATGCGAAGGCGTTCAGATAATCGTAAGGGATAAAAATAAATTTTTACCCGTAAAAACCGGAATTGCCGTAATGTATACAATAAGAGAAATGTATCCCGATAAGTTTAAGATATACAACTACCCCGCAAAACATTGCGGCCTAAATCTATTAACCGGAACGGATAAGCTAAGCAAAACGAGCCTTTCCTTAGATGAATACTTTGACTTCATCGAAAAGGACGAACAAAAATTTTTAAAGATGAGAAAAAGGTATTTGATGTATTGA
- a CDS encoding Rpn family recombination-promoting nuclease/putative transposase, which yields MSISNRKYKDSVFVDLFSEDEKAKENFLSLYNALHGTELKDTEQLKNVRLDQVLYMSFYNDVSYLVDNKVIVLAEHQSTINPNMPLRCLEYVSRLYESLFQSKEKYSRKLLNIPTPEFYVFYNGEDPFPCDKTLKLSEAFIESTEKPNLELTVKVININQKKRHPVLKNCKPMYEYTLFVETVRRWKKNDPQNAFQKAIEECIANGILSDYLKRKTKEVINMLLAEYDYETDIAVQRAEEREIAFAEGIEQGIEQGIEQGIEQGIEQGIEQGIERGIEQGIEQGSHQKALETAKLMKEANCELDFIVQMTRLCKEEIEAL from the coding sequence ATGAGTATTTCAAACAGAAAATATAAAGACTCGGTCTTCGTCGATTTATTCAGTGAGGATGAAAAAGCTAAAGAAAACTTTTTATCTCTTTACAATGCCTTACATGGTACGGAACTTAAAGATACAGAACAGCTGAAAAATGTCAGACTTGATCAAGTTTTATATATGTCATTTTATAATGATGTGTCATATCTTGTAGATAACAAAGTCATAGTACTTGCAGAGCATCAATCAACTATCAATCCTAATATGCCTTTGCGTTGTCTTGAATATGTAAGCCGTCTTTACGAAAGCCTCTTCCAGTCAAAGGAAAAATATAGCCGTAAACTTCTTAATATTCCAACCCCGGAATTCTATGTTTTCTACAATGGGGAAGATCCATTTCCCTGTGATAAAACACTAAAACTCTCAGAAGCTTTTATAGAAAGTACAGAAAAACCCAACCTTGAATTAACCGTCAAGGTAATAAATATAAACCAAAAAAAACGTCATCCGGTTCTGAAAAACTGCAAACCGATGTATGAATATACCTTATTTGTAGAAACAGTACGCAGATGGAAAAAAAATGATCCTCAAAATGCTTTTCAAAAAGCTATTGAAGAATGTATAGCGAATGGTATCTTAAGTGACTATCTAAAACGCAAAACTAAGGAGGTAATAAATATGCTGTTAGCTGAATATGATTATGAAACCGATATAGCCGTACAGCGTGCTGAAGAACGTGAAATAGCCTTTGCCGAAGGAATTGAACAAGGAATAGAACAAGGAATAGAACAAGGTATCGAACAGGGAATTGAACAAGGTATTGAACAAGGAATAGAACGAGGTATCGAGCAAGGAATTGAGCAAGGCTCACACCAAAAAGCCCTTGAAACAGCAAAGCTGATGAAAGAAGCAAATTGCGAACTTGATTTTATTGTGCAAATGACAAGGCTTTGCAAAGAAGAAATTGAAGCTTTATAA
- a CDS encoding glycosyltransferase family A protein has translation MLPLISLSVPVYGTESTLPALLDSILEQQPLPANAAGRGALPIEILIVNDGSPGGSSLPKILKPYKKKFKSLGVPLILLQHRKNQGLFEARRTAALAAQGEWVCCIDSDDTLPPDALLNFYEGLLASGSGNLDNAADIVHGKMAVTLHGSDKIAPEAYQRFEQKAKIVRLIFNGHLSGDEILDNFLIKKGHNGFLCAKLFRTSILRSVYEKLPHTYCINAENLLLYFFILLEKPSYYGIDKVVYNYSQDSGITSANHITSLERWEKVCSTSSVFTLIFSYIDEHPFPEHSAPALIRELRAICNTYLATNLGQLKHLVTPSLQVAAYAMLCDYWGEDYVKQIEILKA, from the coding sequence ATGCTTCCCCTTATCAGTCTTTCCGTTCCGGTATACGGAACGGAAAGCACTTTACCCGCCTTGCTGGACAGCATATTGGAGCAGCAGCCCCTGCCCGCTAATGCCGCAGGGCGGGGAGCTTTACCGATTGAAATCCTTATCGTCAATGACGGAAGCCCCGGCGGCTCCTCCTTACCTAAAATCCTCAAACCCTATAAAAAGAAATTCAAAAGCCTCGGCGTTCCCCTGATTCTTTTGCAGCACCGTAAAAATCAGGGCTTGTTTGAAGCACGCAGAACGGCAGCTTTGGCCGCACAAGGGGAATGGGTATGCTGTATAGATTCCGATGACACCCTTCCGCCCGATGCCCTTTTGAATTTTTATGAAGGCTTACTTGCTTCCGGCAGCGGGAATCTTGACAATGCCGCCGATATAGTTCACGGCAAAATGGCTGTTACCCTGCACGGTTCCGATAAAATCGCACCTGAAGCTTATCAGAGATTCGAGCAAAAGGCAAAAATTGTCCGGCTGATTTTTAACGGACATCTTTCCGGGGATGAGATTCTCGATAATTTTTTAATTAAAAAAGGGCATAACGGTTTTTTGTGCGCAAAACTGTTCCGCACCAGCATACTGCGTTCGGTATACGAAAAACTTCCCCATACCTACTGTATCAATGCCGAAAATTTGCTTTTGTATTTTTTCATCTTGCTTGAAAAGCCGTCCTATTACGGTATCGATAAGGTTGTCTATAATTACAGTCAGGATTCGGGCATTACGTCCGCCAATCACATTACAAGCCTTGAACGCTGGGAAAAGGTTTGTTCCACCTCGTCGGTTTTTACCCTTATTTTTTCATATATTGACGAACATCCCTTCCCCGAACATTCTGCTCCCGCCCTTATACGGGAACTTCGTGCAATATGCAACACCTATCTTGCAACAAACCTCGGTCAGCTTAAACATCTTGTCACTCCCTCCCTGCAAGTCGCCGCCTACGCAATGCTCTGCGATTACTGGGGAGAAGACTATGTAAAACAAATCGAGATATTGAAAGCTTGA